The genomic stretch CACCAAGCGTGGCAATCGCGTCACGCTCTTCGAAGCCTCCGGGTATCTCGGAGGTCTCGGCGCGGCATTTGAGCATGAAGGCCGGCGTCTCGACAAATTTTACCACGTCATCCTCGACAGTGACGAACACCTGCTTGCCCTGATCGATGAAATGGGACTGAGCGACGATCTCGCATGGTCAACGACAACGATGGGATTCATCGTCCGAGGGGAACACTACCCCTTCAATACACCGCTCGACCTGATGCGCTTCGGCGCGCTGAGCATCCCGGATCGCATCCGAACCGGTCTCGCAGCGCTCTACATCACCAGGCTGAAAAAGCACGGGCGTCCCCTCGATGATCTGCCGGCCCACGAATGGCTCAAGCGATTGTTCGGCCAGCGCGTTTATCGCGCAATCTGGGAGCCGTTGCTCAATGCGAAGTTCGGTGACCTGCGACATCGCGTCCCGGCGTACTGGATTTGGAACACACTTAATCGTGAAAAGAATGGCGGCGAGGAGGTCAAAGCGGCGCTTCGCGGAGGGCTCTGTACGCTCGTTGACTCACTGGCCGATGCAATCATCGCTGCCGGCGGCGAAATTCGCCTCGACACGCCGATCGAATGTCTCTGGGAAACACGCGACGGCGTGCGAGTGGCCGGTCGTGGCGCGGAGGGCGAATTTGATGCGCTGCTTTCAACCCTCCCGATGCCCCTGCTTCGAAACATCTCGGATCGCAGACTCGCGCCAAAAATCCCACTACCGGAATTGGAATATCAGGGCGTCGTGAACGTCTTGCTCGTCGCGAAACGACGCCTCGACCGGCACTATTGGACAGCCGTCGTCGAAAGCGGCTTTCCATTCCAGGGTGTCGTGGAGACGACACATGTCATTCGCCCGGAATGGATCGGCGACCGACACCTCATCTACCTGATGAATTACTGCTCCAAAGACAGCACGCCGTACAATGCGGACGACGAATCGCAGATTCGCCTGGCCCGCGACGGACTCTCACGCCTCTATCCGAACTTTGACCCGGGCGATATCGAGGCGGCATACGTATTCCGCGCTCCACACGTCGAACCGGTGTGGCCGCGCGGATACCTGCGGAACAGACCGGAGCCGCGCATCGCAGATACGCGGGTATTCCTTGCAACCACGGCGCAAGCCTATCCCATGGTGACTTCATGGAATACAAGCGTAAAGCTCGCGCAGGACGCGGTCAGTGCAATGCTCTCTGCAGGACTCGCCTCGCCCAGGCGCATTGAGCATCCCGTGCTGAGCCACACGGACGCGGCTTGATAAACCAGTGAAGATTGGTCG from Phycisphaerae bacterium encodes the following:
- a CDS encoding FAD-dependent oxidoreductase, with translation MNIAILGGGIAGLSAAWRLTKRGNRVTLFEASGYLGGLGAAFEHEGRRLDKFYHVILDSDEHLLALIDEMGLSDDLAWSTTTMGFIVRGEHYPFNTPLDLMRFGALSIPDRIRTGLAALYITRLKKHGRPLDDLPAHEWLKRLFGQRVYRAIWEPLLNAKFGDLRHRVPAYWIWNTLNREKNGGEEVKAALRGGLCTLVDSLADAIIAAGGEIRLDTPIECLWETRDGVRVAGRGAEGEFDALLSTLPMPLLRNISDRRLAPKIPLPELEYQGVVNVLLVAKRRLDRHYWTAVVESGFPFQGVVETTHVIRPEWIGDRHLIYLMNYCSKDSTPYNADDESQIRLARDGLSRLYPNFDPGDIEAAYVFRAPHVEPVWPRGYLRNRPEPRIADTRVFLATTAQAYPMVTSWNTSVKLAQDAVSAMLSAGLASPRRIEHPVLSHTDAA